The Rickettsiales bacterium DNA window CCGAGTGCTATAAACCCATCATAAATATTTTTTTGTGATGCAAAATTTATTGCCGCAGGAATTTCAAATGCTCCAGAAATTGAAATTTTTTCATAAGAAATATTATTTTTTTCTAAAATTTCTATTGCACCTTGTGATAATTCATCTGCCAAATCGGCATAAAACCTTGCTTCCACAATGAGTATTTTTTTATCCATAAAAATTTGAATTATTTATATTTTATAATAACTTAACGCTAACACTTAAGTAATCTGCACCTATAAAAGAAAATTTAGCAAGTAATTTTTTTTCATTTTTTTGAATTTTTTACTTGTTTTTTTGTTAAAGATGTTTTTATGTAATCCTGTAAAGTGCAGATTTGCTTAATCATACAAGGTTAATATAATTTAGCACATTACTTTTTAATTAACAACCAATGGAGAAATCCCGTGAACAAAACTCAATTAATTGATTCAGTTGCGACGCAAACTAAAGGCACTAAAGCTGATGCAACTCGTTATATTGATGCAGTATTTGCAGCAATCCAAACATCACTTAAGAAAGGTAATGAAGTTAGACTAGTTGGCTTCGGAACTTTCTACGTTGCAAAAAGAAAGGCAACTACTGGTCGTAACCCAAG harbors:
- a CDS encoding HU family DNA-binding protein, with translation MNKTQLIDSVATQTKGTKADATRYIDAVFAAIQTSLKKGNEVRLVGFGTFYVAKRKATTGRNPRTGQPIKIAASKQPKFRPGKQLKDTVNK